From the genome of Nicotiana sylvestris chromosome 1, ASM39365v2, whole genome shotgun sequence:
GATAATCTCTCGTACCAGGCTCTAGGGGCCTGGTCCAATCCGTACAGTGCCTTATCCAATTTTGAATACATGTTTAGGATGTACATGACGTTCAAAAGCCTGGAGGTAGCTTGATATAGGCTTTTTCTTTGAGAAAATCATTCAAGAAGGCACTCTTCACATCTATTTGGAataaggtgaattccatatgtgaaGCAAAGGCAATGTGGATCCTAATATCTTCCATGCGAGCTACTGGgacaaaagtctcatcataatcgatCCCTTCCTCTTGATTAAATCCTTGGACAACAAGCCTTGCTTTGTTCGTTGTAGCATTTCCATGTTCATCCAGCCCATTCCTGAATATCCACCTGGTCCTTATGATGGTTCTGTCTGAGGGTCTAGATACCAGGTGCCATACCTTGTTCCATTCAAGTTGATGCAGTTCCTCTTGCATTTCAGTGATCCATTTTGTATCCTACAAGGCTTCCTTGATATATTTGGGTTCTTTTTGGGATAGAAATGCTGAGAAGGTTAGGGAATTTCTGGTTTTTGATCTTGTCTGAACTCCATAATCAAGGGGGTGATTATATTATCAAGTGAATAagagcttttgtgtttccaatTTGGGACTGAAGATTGATTGGTAGAGAAACTGGGTAAGTTAAATGGATTTCCCTGCACTCATTCATCTTACTCATCAAATCAGCCTTCCCATTTGAAGCTCCAGATATTTTCCAAGGACCAAAAGTAGTTCATTATCTTAATCATCACTGTTTCCTCCTTTTTAGAGGAGGATGTCTTGTTGAATAGCACATGAACACTTCCTTCCACACAGTGTGCCATTTTGTTGTAAACTTTGTGGGCTTTTCTTTGAGGGGAGTATCCCAGAAGGATTCCTTTATTGCTTTTTGCATCAAACTTCCCAAGCTGGTCCTTCTCATTGTTGAGCCCacaaaaactcaacattttcatctaAAGGTTCTCAGATAAGTCAGCTTAGGTTTCCTTCCAGTCAACAATTCATAGGGTTTTTTTTTCAGGATATGCCTGATCATGCACCTCTTTTCACTCCTGCTTAGTATTCCCATAGGAATTGCATGCTCTGTGTCTTCGAACTTTGAATTTGACataccatggaccaggtccttcttcATCAATATATTCAGAAATGAGAAACTTGTATCCCCCAAATCCTTTATGCCAAGTCTTTGAATCATTATCAACTGCATTCAAGCAGCTCATATTACTAGCTTAGACACGAATTTCTTCCTTGTTTTCATCCCCATACCTAGAATGTACCCCTTCTTTCCATTTTCCAAAGGGTACATCCCTTCCTTAcagggctttcagtgagagaAAATCTATGGTATTTCCAGTCATGTGCTTTAAACATCTACTGTCCATGATCCATTGCAATCCGCTTCCTCCCACTATTCCCTGCACATCtaaattatgggttagatttaggaacccaaactagtttgggtcccttgttatgatagAAGGGATGGATAAGGGCTCTTCTAGTCCATTCATGCAATATTGGTTTCTTGCGAGTGGTACCTGGTCCCTGTTAGTAGTCACTTTGTCAGTAAACACTTTATTTTTCTGAATAGATTGAGCCCTGGCCTagcaattttctttgaagtgcccattgttcccacagtgggtacacaaCCAGTTATTAGGAACTGTGACGTACTTGCTGTGatggttgtaaggagttttctccttttggaacccgattccctgcctgtttccactattgttgaagtacatggaagtgacaacatctgaggaccaggtccacttgagagatttctcaagatcactTTTTACTTTCTTCAATTCTGCTTGAAGCTGCCTATTTTTTTCGAGTTCACCACATATTCTAGTTCTAGCAGATTTCAACTCATTTTCtagcctaatgtgttcctcactaGCTATCTCATTTCCTTTTCCAGAATTTTCAGGTTTTGACTTAATCTCCGGTCTATCTATTGTTCCCCTTAAGTCTGCAATTGCTGTCAAGAGATCATTTCTTTCCTCTTTGAGGTTTTGAATGGTTTCTTATGGTCGATAATTACAGCCACTAAGTCATCCCTAgtttgttcagcttctcctaATTCTAAGATCACGAAATCTttatcctccacaagactatgataGGCATCGATCAATATActagctaaagacatgagtttcttaggagagtaggatttcagatttctctgaacataaTTGAAATTTACCTCTTTGTTGTCATCGTCTTCCTCATTATCTGGTTGTGCCATCAACACAAAGGTCGAGTCATATTCATTTTTCTCGCTTTCACTTGCCATCATGGAGCTATCACCAGCATCAGTTTTATCTTCAGACTCACCAAATGCAAGAGCCTATTTCACCATATTGCAAGCATATCTCTTTTTTCTTGAAGTCCTTGAAGGGCATCAGGTTCCTCTTAGCTATTTTTTTAGACTTATTATTAGAGAACtcttgcttcaagagaggacagtctttgatgaaatgacCAGGCTTTCCACACTTAGGACAGAGATCGTAGTTTTTTGGTTTGTTGGAGCTGCCTCTTTTTAACATTTCTCCATTTCTACCgaccatcttctgaaatcttttggttaggtaagccatgtcactgtctTCCTCACTTGAATCATTGTTATCAACTTTAAGTACCggtatttttccttcttttgttttctctttcaagagttggtggagcagccatgaggatccttcctaggtgttagcctgataggaggaacccgctTTGATACCACTTGTTAGAAACTGTGTGTCCACCACACTGTATAGAGAAATGGGTTCTCTATGTGTTTCCTCTGAAAATACTGATGAACCAAACCGTATAgggatctggtcctatatcaatttggtacagtgctaagtctgtgtgagtccaccaaatagtagagtacctggtcctttgTGAGGTTCTGCTGTGAATGCTAGTAAAGCTGAATGTAAATAAGGCAGAGGATGTTtacatggaaaaatcccacacaaggggatcaaaaaaccacgtcctacacctgtaggcttttaacttcactaactttcAATCTCCcaattacaagccactttacaataaccCTATTGCAAacacttcaactaacttgtgatgagACTTTGTCACACTACGGTAACAAAGGATTTTGCTTATGAATCAACCTAATCAATGCTTCTTAGAAAGCAGGATAACAATGAAGAAcacataacaaagactcaacaaccctaaggacttaagatatcatcAATCACAGATCAGGTCCTTAAGGTTGCAacaactttgttcttgagagaggttcttaagcacttgagagaattttcatttttttgtgttTTGCAAGAGTTGGAACCTGAATCTTATGCCTTGCATAAGGTTTATACTACACAAGACATCCTTAGTGATGTCCAATGTTAAtgggaagtgactgttgcacttTCTGCTATActgttgcaggcagtcactttctgcaattGCTTTCCAGCTGTAGTTGACGTGTGCTTTTGTTAGAGAACCTTAAGGGACCAGGttcctgttgtgttcctctttgtacagtTGCGGAGAGTCACTCAGTTGCATTCTAGCTGTATATTTAACTTGGACTTCTGTCAGATAAGTaccaagggatcaggttcctGATCTGGTTCTTGTACACACCGCCCAAATTGTCTTGAGTTGAGTAACTTGAATGATGCTTTGTATAGACTCATTGTAGTtacaccttgatcacatcacttgaagtgatgtgagcactttagttggtcagagaatgagtgggcgctggAAACAGTGCAGTGCGATAGAATGTTCGTTTCTAGCTGTGTctaattgactttgtactgccgtgaggaacccacaagagtatcaggtccttgtttgggttCCCGCCTCCTGAAGTTGTACCAAGTTCACAATTGGCTGGAATCCGTTAGATGCAGTGTAATccaagtgagtcaggttccctatctggtttttgacattaagtttgttagatcatcaaaacataaggcaaagatattgaaaaACCTATCAATCCTATCACCTTAGGTAGCCACCTAAGCATAAATGACTACTTATTCATTTCTTGATTTGTGGCTTCTTTTCACGTGTTAGGTATGTAATTTATTGATttctatccacttattagttaactaggtaatgtccggttacccgataattaatcaattacccgtataattaagaattatcttaaattacctgaaaaatactactcatttttaatatactttatgcATCATATTATCACgtccatatggtaccttgtatgatactagtccataaatatcgggtagtaacgctcgacccgtattttattccaaattggctactttcaacgaaacttattttctttaattcgtgtaccttttatccttcatgacacttatttatcgcttgttataaatagcataaatatgttaacctcaagataatctcatccccgagtctacgtcgattaactgaagacaaaacttttaacgtacgaaaacgcgagatgtaacatcctttcccccttagaaatattcgtcctcgaatatttaACTCCCCGGGATCTATATCACCTTGGtagagtcgcctttgtaacaacactactaccaattcttcctgtagaagcttaataactcAACGCCACATAGGACCATAATCATcgataacgacaatggcctcacaagACCAATGACAATagccaacacaagaatttatacacgtaccttacgGTTGTGATGTCCTAATCGGACCCttttctggaggaggaaataagtaaggatatctagacttcatgtcttctttggcctcccaagtcatttcttccacattattgtttctccaaagtactttcacggaggctgcCTCCTTAttcgtagcttgcggatttgtcggtctaggatggcaattGTAATTttctcatatgacaagtcctctataatctgtacatcatccgtgggcaccactcgggtaggattgccaatgcacttccgtaacatagatacgtgaaaaaccgaatggacagactccaattctgagggcaattctaactcataagctacttggaccACTCTCCGATTGATCATATAAGACCCAATATACCGTGGgataagttttcctttcttgccaaacctcatcacacctttcataggatacacctttaagaatacccagtcatcaaccccaaACTCTAAATCTCGTAGTCGTATGTCAAaatatgacttctgatgactctgagctgtcaatagtcgatcccagATAAGCTTCACTTTTTCTATGGATTGTTGAACCAGGTTTAGCCCATGTAAACcaaattctccaacatcaaaccaccatATACGTGACCTACACTTTCGTCCGTAGAGAGCTTCATATAAAGCCAtatgaatactggaatggtagctattattatatgcaaactcaataagcggcagatgatcatcccagctaccttttaagtctatcacacaagctcgtaacatatccttaagtgtctgaatagtacgatcagcctgtccgtctgtctggggataaaatgttgttagtttgtatgagtccaccaaacagtagagtacctggtcctcacGAGATTCTGCTGAGAATACTAATAAACTGTAAATAAATGAGACAAgggatttttacatggaaaaatccCAAACAAGGGGACCAAAAACCAcaacctacacctgtaggctttcaacttcactaacttgtaaaaaccgattacaagccactttgtaatgactccattacaaagaatttaactcaactaacttgtgatattcttaccacaagccactttgtgactccctaGTTATAAAGACTTTCGCTAACTTGTGGTgttctcaccacaagccactttgtcactctacagttacaaaggcttttgcttatgactaaacctagtcacaacataaactcaaagaGCATTCAacttctagctaagcaatttaggagattcaataagtacaataacaaagttACAAATTAACTAAGGACAACAGAATACtgactttaggaactggtccgtagtagcattcaactttgttcttcaagctcgtgagaattgatttctctatttttgcaaaaggcttAAAATGAGAAACTGAAACATTCAAGTGATGTTTTAATATAAAATCATCGTTggtacaccttgatcacatcacttgaaataatgtgagcactttagttggtcaaggatTGAGTGGGCGTTGGAAacagtgcagtgcggcagaaatAGTGCAGGTGGTCACTTcgtttccagctgtgtccaattgactttgtactgctataagggaaccacaagggtatcatgTCCTTGTTTGATTTCCTATCTCCTGAAGCTATAGCAGTTCATatttagctggaatccgttaaaTGCAGTGTAGTccaagtgagtcaggttccctatctggtccttgacagtaagtttgttagatcatcaaagcataaggcaaagacattgaaaacctatcaatttctccctttttgataATGACAAACTTAACAATGATAACGTGGATTTAGAGCAAAGAGAACCAGATTAAGTAATAGGAGAACACAAGTTCCCTCTGACTTTATGCCCTTTCTTACACatgttccccctgactttatatcatatttatgctatttatttttcccccttttggcatcattacaAAGTCACAAACAGAAGAACGGTACAAAGAAGTCTAGCCAAGCTAACTcttgccacatatgtgcacacaaacATGATAGAGAATAGAAACATAGAATTTAAGCAATTAGATAATAAAAGAGGATAGATTTGATATTGATAAAAAATTTATATGCCGTTGCTCAAAAAGCAAGGGAAACATTGGACTGTTAAGACGGGAGAAACACTTTTTCATCCCAACcacatcaaaaaaagaaaagaaaacatctgtcaaacaagaaaaaacaaaaaaaaatatttctagaaactggtcactgaaggggtactTAGGGAGCACTAGGAGTAAAGGGCTTGGAAGCTGCAGCAAGTGTTTGGAGAAcaaggtctattcgggcattggccgacttttgctcattgagcagttctaCTTTTAGGTTCTCTACCGGCGCCCTGAGATCAATATTCTCCTTTGTCAAACGAGCTACTTCATCATTTGACGCCAGAACCcttgggcttgctgaccttccaggatagcattcctggcCTTTAATCGACGAATTTCCTCTACTGCACTATTCTGAGCATTAATAAGCTTTGAGATggttgatgtacttcctaccccCCATTCTTTTCTATGCACTCACATTCTTCCAAAGTTGTCTGTGAAAAAGTCTGCTTCTTAGTCCCCTCCTTGCCTGGCCCTAGTGGCACTTCAAAGAATTTAAACACTTGCGTAAGCAAGAACCCGTAGAGAAGGCCATGATTACCATATTTAAAGGTGGCAACCTTTTGCATGTGTTCAATCATAATAGCAGGCGGACTCACATGAGTAAAGCTATCCAGTTGCTCCATCAAGAACATGTCAGACTTAGAAGTCACTGACCTCCTCTCAGCTcgaggcaatagaactttgttTACCAATTTGAACAGCAGCTGATAGACAGGAGTAACgctttcttatggatctggtccACCTTCTGGTTTGCATTGTCATTTACCATGACATTTTTGAAGTTAAACTGACACACATCCTTTACACTGGACACACCAGTTGTAGGAACTTTAAGAATCTCTCCAAGCAACTTCACGTCGAACACGATGTCCACTCTATTAACCAAAGCACAGATGTGATCTGTCTCAACGGGGAAGAGGCTAGCAAAGAAGCTTTGTGTTTTGCTTGTGTTGTTTTCTATTTGAGTTagcatgtttaaaaccctaactcttgagattttgtttgagtttcttaGTCTGTTTGTTAACATTCATTTACCTTGtttttctatctgagttagcatgttgaaaaccctaattttttggggtttatttgagattctgaatttgtttgcttgtttcacttgtttatcgcctctaaacctgactgattttgaaaaccctagttctttgaGGGTCTATTTGAGTTCCTGAAGTTCTTCGTCTGTTGAAATTGCTCAATGAGATTCCTTTACTtcaactctcttttttctttatgtgactctTTTGGTTCTGAGTTCTTGCTACCTGTCAAACTCGACTATGATTTTCACTCGACTCTTTGCATGCCTCTGatccttttctctattactaaaccACTGAAAcctgactatcatgcttcgaatgcttgctctatgctactactatatgttgtttcttttgccatagcttggcctcacatgtctattacttgtgcattcctttatatactgagtcccttctgtgattgattttcaaactcataactgatttcaaaacttttccctCTTACTCGCTTGTTAAGGGTTGATTGATTCTCTTTCTTAGTTTGGCCTTACTAAaccctttccaaaaataagtacaatCCTGTACTTGGACTTAAATACCTATTGTATGattttactgctccttttatggcAACAACCATTCTACTTACAGACtaattttttttccttatttttgatcctgttagtatccgtt
Proteins encoded in this window:
- the LOC138869061 gene encoding uncharacterized mitochondrial protein AtMg00820-like — encoded protein: MQEELHQLEWNKVWHLVSRPSDRTIIRTRWIFRNGLDEHGNATTNKARLVVQGFNQEEGIDYDETFVPVARMEDIRIHIAFASHMEFTLFQIDVKSAFLNDFLKEKAYIKLPPGF